In one Phyllostomus discolor isolate MPI-MPIP mPhyDis1 chromosome 8, mPhyDis1.pri.v3, whole genome shotgun sequence genomic region, the following are encoded:
- the LOC114515338 gene encoding LOW QUALITY PROTEIN: C-type lectin domain family 10 member A-like (The sequence of the model RefSeq protein was modified relative to this genomic sequence to represent the inferred CDS: substituted 1 base at 1 genomic stop codon): MRAACVPGLPTASLLWTPPLPALPGPQPPPAGSKIQRDLETLRATYSNFTSNTEAEVQALHAQGGCLQETITSLKAVVENQGHQLQAARSLNDKVLSLESKLEKEQQELKAGYSDMVVQVQELARDLNSLSCQMAVLKSNGSQKTCCPINWLEHEGSCYWFSSTGKPXPEAENYCQMANAHLVVVSSLEKQKFLEQHTSSVDTWIGLTDQDGSWTWMDGTNYEKGFQFWSPQQPDNWNGHDLGGGEDCAHFMDSGQWDDNVYTRPFHWVWEKKLGRAR, from the exons ATGAG GGCAGCCTGTGTCCCAGGTCTTCCTACAGCATCTCTGCTCTGGACCCCAcctcttcctgctcttcctgggcctcagcctcctcctgctg GTTCCAAGATTCAGAGGGACCTGGAGACTCTGAGAGCAACTTACAGCAACTTCACTTCAAACACTGAGGCAGAGGTCCAGGCACTGCATGCCCAGG GTGGCTGCTTGCAAGAAACGATAACATCTCTGAAAGCGGTGGTAGAAAACCAGGGGCATCAGCTGCAAGCAG cccgcAGCTTGAATGACAAGGTGTTGTCTCTGGAGAGCAAGCTGGAGAAAGAGCAGCAGGAACTCAAAGCAG GCTATTCTGATATGGTTGTGCAAGTCCAGGAGCTGGCCAGAGACCTGAACTCCCTAAGTTGCCAGATGGCTGTGCTCAAGAGCAATG GCTCCCAGAAGACCTGCTGCCCCATTAACTGGCTGGAGCATGAAGGCAGCTGCTACTGGTTCTCCAGTACTGGGAAGCCCTAGCCTGAAGCTGAGAATTACTGCCAGATGGCGAATGCACACCTTGTGGTGGTCAGCTCCTTGGAGAAGCAG AAATTTCTCGAGCAACACACATCCTCTGTGGACACCTGGATTGGCCTCACTGACCAAGATGGTTCCTGGACGTGGATGGATGGGACAAACTACGAGAAGGGCTTCCA GTTCTGGAGTCCACAACAGCCAGACAATTGGAATGGACATGATCTCGGGGGAGGTGAGGACTGTGCCCACTTCATGGATTCTGGCCAATGGGACGATAACGTGTACACGAGGCCCTTCCACTGGGTCTGGGAGAAAAAGCTGGGCAGGGCCCGCTAG